Within Quercus lobata isolate SW786 chromosome 5, ValleyOak3.0 Primary Assembly, whole genome shotgun sequence, the genomic segment TCACAACTCACCTTAGCCATACCCACCACTTCCTTTAAGCACCGGTcacagcccaaaaaaaaaaaaaaaaaacaaccacagAACCCGCCGTATCGCAACCCACCAGAGAAAATGAACCATGTGAGATGTTGGGAGGTGGATGATGTTTGAGTCTGAAAGAGGAgggagcagatgagaaagagagaatgaagagagaggagagagtagatgagaaagagagaatgaggaGAGAGAAGATAACATAAATTatgggagaggagagagaaatgtcggggttgattaaaatatatatatatatattttttttttttttacaatagcgctacagtacaattctatctttagaattgtactgtagcagtattgcaaaaaaatttgcaacacCTGTGTTTAACATTCCTTGATACAGAAGACTTTGAGCCATAAAATGCCAAAAAGGCCTTAGATATGAAATGCTAATTAGATATgaaatgctaatgctcttagatTGTCCTCCAATTAGGAACttagtttgattttttcttGGCAGCACCAACTAGGTTAGATCTTTGATGAGCAGTTTGGTTTTTGCTTTTAGGTTTGTGTATCTACTGGGTGGCACCGATCTTCTTCTCAAGGTGTTGTCCTCCTCAACTTTGTGTCACTACTAGGCAGCATTGATAGATTTGTACAACTCTGagtctaatttttaatttcagtaaCCCCACTTTTGATTGAttattgttgtgaaaattttgttttgttagctAAACAAATGGGGTTGATATTGGAGATTGTAAAGAATTGGACatgtctaataataaaaaaaaaaaaaaaaagaattggaaATGGTTGTCCTGATTATCAAATGCACATTGTTGATTTGGTTGTTCTAGTtggatttattttcttctcaaaaaaaaaaaaaaaaagttggatttATTTGTTGGCGTTATTTAATTTGTTGATGTAGTTTGGTAGAAGGCAAGGGAGAatatgggagagagagagagagagaaaaaaaaaaaaaaaaaagacattaaaatatactgtaataaaaatatgatattttaataaaatataatttagaatacATAATCTGGGGTCGGTGCTTTAGAAAAATGGTTTGTATATggaaaaatgcttaaaaaaaatttctaatattaaAATAGACAACAATTGTTACACACGTTAAtttgaataaaagtaaaaagatgaatttataaGCTCACTTAAGCAGTCAAAATTATGACGGGTTTATTCAAAGCAACTGACACATTAAAATTGAAGCAAAAATTACagcataaaaattttagttatggAATAACACGaaggagaaataaaaaaagagttttattGGGATGTGATTACTTTAACTGACAACCGGTGTTTAATAATGGCATTAATTAAGTAATTAGTTCCTCTTTTTGGGTAGCATTAAGTAATtagcttctatttttttttggttaatattattaaaaatatccTGGTTCGTTGCCACGTGGCTTGAATTAATGTATTTGTTTATATCCTTCAAAATCGGGTCAAGCCACGGACCCACAGATCTCTCCATCTACTGCtcaccttcttcttcaacttcatcttcttcatctttcttcacatatattttttttttccactattTTCTCACTTCACTTCACTGCATCTCAATCCTATTCATtcatggtttcaatttttttgttgtctctACTCTATCAACCCACCCCCCAccaccccccaccccaaaaaaaaaaaaaaaaaaacactgaacTGAAATTGGACTTGGATTCGGACATGGACCTAGGTGGTTTTTATCCGGACCAAaataacaaacacaaacacaaacacaaacacgcACTCTGTCAGCTAAAACCCTATCAAAACCCATATGGACCATTCGATTCAAAATCCGACCAAGTACAGACCATCCGATTTAACTCTGTCCTACTACTATATAACTCTTTCGAACCTAAAACCCTATCAAAACCCCGACCAAATCTAAACGCTTACCGATTCAAAATCCAAACTCTTACAGAATGAAGGCGTGCCTCATCATCCTCTCTGTGATCGTTGTCTTCATCGTCTTTGAGATTTTCATGGAAAGAGTGAGGGATAGAGTTCTGGATGTAGTTATACCTATGGCTTTGATGGGTGTATTCGTGACTGCCCTACGCTTCCTCTTCCTCACCACATTTCCGAGGTGTATTTGGTTGCGGTGGGTGATTGTCGTCGTTCTCTGCGCCGCCTTCTACTTCTCTTTCGACAACCGCGCCTTGATTCACCCCCGGTAcgtaaaaataaacaaaatcttTGTTGTTTATTCTTTGCATTATCCATGGGATTGCTTTTCGATACCCTTTTGCTTTGCTTTCATCTATCTTCTGATCACTGATGTCATTGGTGCGTTATTAATATTAtcatgtttctttttattttaatgtatctTATTCACGTTGGCCGACCATAATGACCGCAAAGAATTCTCATCATTAAGTTAATTATGGTCctgtttcacattttttttaaggtacaaCTGtataaattgaccaaaataaatCTCATTCAATTCAAATAACGCATAATAAGTCTGATTTTTCATTCCACTCAACAATTTTGGAGCGTGCATTGTATATTCCTCTAATAGTGGCCTTTGTTCACTGTTTACTTCCTGAAACTTTGCATCTAAAGTAAATTCTcaattaacaattaataattatctAATACATGCGTATATATATTCTcgagtaattcttaggtaccTTAAAAGCACGGTGAATAATGTGTTCTCATCTCACATTTATGGTAAAATCCgctcattaaattcataataaGTCCATCATAAATGTGAAAAGAGAGAGCATCATTTCACCATACTCCAAGAATACTTAAgtattttcttatattcttcttCTCATAATCCTTGAGTCTTGCAATTGCATAAATCACATACCATATAATTAATGAATAATGGGACTTGTCATTCTGTCAATATcctctaaccaaaaaaaaaggaatgagaCTGTGTTTGTATAATTGAATTGCGTGCAGCTGGATTCTCTGATTTTATATAAATAGCCCATGCATTTCCTTTTCTTGTTAGGTGAGTATATGACCAATCTTAGTCACAGTGACTGTGTTTGTATAATTCCCAGTCTATTTCAGGCTTCTTGAGCTTAGTTTCCCACACAACATCTATGAAATCCCTGGGCGTAGTCTCAAAAGAAAAGCAACTTCAGTCTTGTATTTCCCCATACTTCCCCTGCCAATTTACACCCCCACAAAGCATGTCCCGTCGTTTCACAGCAGCCACACACAACTCGCAGTTATCATCTCGCCCAATTCCCCTGCATCTTAGCTGGTATTTTGTTGGGAGTATGTTCAGGCATGCTCTCCACGTAAAGTGTTTTATCTTGTGAGGGCAGTTCAAATTCCAAATCAGCTTCCACAAGCTTTTCATACCTGAATTGTTTGACTTCTCCCCCCATTCCAGCTTTTGGTCTGCCTCTCTCAACAGCAACTGGGCCACTTTGTATGCACTATTGACAGTAAATTTACCACTTGGAGTCCAAGCCCATAACAGCGAGTCCTGAGGTAGTCTATGACTGATGGGGATGCCTAGGATTGCTTGGGCTTCTTGGGGCATGAAGGTATTTCTCACTTTGGGTACATCCCACCCTCTCCTTTCCATATCAATGAGGCTTGCCACCAGCTCAGAATCAGCATGAGGAGGTCTTTGGCTTACAACTTTGAATGAACTCGGGGTTGGGAGCCAACGATCTTTCCAAATACGAACCTGTTCCCCATTCCCAATAGACCACTTTGACCCCCTTTCTACTATCTCCCTAGCTGCCATGATGCTTCGCCATACATAGGATGGCCTCCTTCCCAACTGGGCTTCCATAAAGGAGCATTGTGTGAAGTATTTCGCTTTGAAGACCCTATAAATCAAAGAGGTCTGATTATTCTGCATTCGCCAGCCTTGCTTAGCGAGTAGGGCCAAGTTAAAAGCTTTAAAATCCCTAAACCCCATACCTCCCCTTTCCTTTGGAGTGCACAATTTTTTCCATGAGACCCATGCCATCTTCCTTTCCCTATCCTTCTGTCCCCACCAAAAGTTACTAATCATGGAGTTTAGCTCGTTGCACAAAGAGTTTGGGATTTTGAAGCAACTCATCGTGTACGTGGGTGTGGCTTGGGCCACCGCCTTGATGAGGATCTCCCCTACTTGCATTTGACAGCAACTTTCATTTCCACCCAGCTAAAAATGTCTCCCCACTTGATCCTTGATTCGGTTAAAAGCTTTACGTTTCCCTCTACCAATTAATGGTGGCAGTCCTAGGTATTTCTCATGGTGGTGGACAATTTGAGCCCCAAATCTTCGCTGTACATACTCTTGGGTTTCTCTAGGGGTGTTCTTACTGAAAAAGAGGGAGGTTTTCTCCTTGTTAAGCTTCTGCCCCGAGTCACCTTCATACTCCTCCAAAACTTTGATAAGCCTATCACATTCTTCCACTGATGCTCCACAAAAAACTATGCTGTCATCAGCAAAGAGCAAGTGGGATACGCGCGGAGCACCTCTGCATACAGCCACTCCTTTAATCTGCCCatccctctcttccttcttaAGCATAGCAGATAACCCTTCAGTACAAAGTAGGAAAAGGTCAGGGGATATAGGGTCCCCTTGTCTCAGGTCTCTAGTTGggtttatttttccttttgcttcccCGTTAATCAGAACCGAGTACTCCACTCTCGTCACACACATCATAATGAGAGAAATCCAACTCTCATGAAAGCCCATCCTCCTCATCATTGCCTCCACCTCTTTCATATGTCAGACCATTGGCTTGATTAGAAgttttactttttcaattcccaagcttcaatatatttttttgatctGGTGTGAGTTGATATTGctctttattgttattatattgctctatgttttttttttagaaacttattGCTCTATGTTTTAAGCTGAGATTGTTGTCCGCATTTGTTGCTACTTGTTAGTAAATGTTGCTCTCTGTTATACTTGTTGCTATTTTTCctgctttgtttttttctgCTCTATTTTGCTGTGGCCATTCTTTTGGctttgtattctttcttttctttgcataaaatttataattgtcTCAAAAAAGAGTGCTGAGCTTATTTGAAACTAGCAAAAATGACTTTAAGATCTTGAGAAGTACTAGAGtattcttctccttttttttctttttttttaattaaaccaaTTGATAAGATTTATTCAAAATACCAAAgtcatcttgtatttttatatataatttcatattggCTTATaaggattttgttatttttaattctaaaaattttatattttcttgtagatgtaattgttatatttatatttaatttcttgaCTGGTTGAACTTATGGTTGTTAAAAGGACTAAGAGAAACTTAGAAGGGAAAATGAACTTACGATACTTAATTGGTCATTTAGTTTTTTTCAGTGCTAATAAGAATTACATTGATTAAACCAATGCACAAAAACATATATGGAgcattttgagtttttcttgaatTGTGACTCACTACAAGATAGTTTAACCTCGGCCACCCCAAACCAAAATTTCTAACTCCGCCCCTGTCGACCTGtgatgaaattttcattttgtactTCTTCTAGGCCATGATTTATGAGCGGCTTTCCGCTACAATGAGCTCAATTATACTATGTTGCATTAATGGCCTTTACATTCGTGAATCAATATGTTCACATGTCTGCATAACCATATGTTCACATGCTTGAATGCTTACGTGTGCTCCTATTCTTGGATATTCACATTTCTACATGCTTAGGGCCCGATTGATAGCATATGATGGTATAATCATTGATCAACATGTATTATGTTCCCTATGATTTTGCCCCGTGTCAACCCTTATTTATGATTCATAAAGGTCAAAAACAATGTGTGAACCTAGCTAATTTGTGTACACATTTTTGTCACCTCACACTAATTGTACCCTTTTTCATAAACTTTAGGTCCAGGCGAGAAGACATCGTATGCCGCTACAATTCATATGATTTGCAGTGGAAAGAAGATTATTTTAAATCTGAAGAGAACTACAAAAAGCAATCGCTAGAAAAGATTGACTTAGAAAAAAACCTCTCAATACTAAAGAATGGTGAGCCTTTTAGACAATAAAAATTCTTTGTTATTAGTTGTTACTTGTACAATTGATTAGAATTTGATTTTGCAGAAaatgatgcttttgaaaaacaATGTATTGAAGATAAGAATAGGCTGACTATAAATAGCGAGACTCAAAAGATGCGAGCTAGTGAAGAATTGGAGTTTGCAAAGCGGAAAATTCAAGAATTGGAGAGGCGGTGTTGAGGTATTCCTGggaaaaatttgctaaaaatttgCCATAATTTCGATATATGTTCTATGTTTTATTTGTGAATTAACAACTCAATTGCtttcatattattttcaactATTTCTCTTTATCTAATTTAGAGTCAAATTCAGTAATTAGCTTTTCATTTCCATCATGctaattcttttcattttccttttgagtATTGAATCTGAGTGCCTTGCCTGTTTTCAGATGATCGGTCTTGAAATCTCCATGTAAAGTTTTAGCTGGTGAAGATATTTAGATTGAAGATGTCTATATTAGCACGATATTCAGATTGAAGCTGTCTATATTAGCACTCTTTGACCATTATATTTGACAGTCCATATTAGCTGTCTATATCACGATATTCAGATTGAAACTGTCTACATTAGCACTCTTTGACCATTTATTAGTTGGAATATTAGTATTGCAACAATAGTtgcattatataattttgtgtcCAATAGCAATGTGAGAGACAATTATCCATGTTTTCAACAGAGAAATGATGAAAGAAAGTTGGTTCTTGgttcttttgttattatttattctttctttagaTATTACacatttctttattaattatgCCTTGCACTTTTTGAAGGTGTGGTGTGGGGTGGTGTGGGTGCCATTTACGAACCTTGATTTTAAAGAGTACtttttgcaatttaaataagGTAAAATAAGTTAATCTTTTGAAAGCAAGCATTGCTATTTGCTTCATTCAATGTGCCATACTGCCGTGCATCTATTAATCTGTTCGTAATCTAAAAAATAGAAGCAAGTTAACTAgacaattattataataaaagttgaaaaatgatAGCAGCAAGAAATTTGGCATGTAAATAAGTCATCGAGTTGTCAGTTGTAACAACTAGTTTATgtatctcaaaaataaaaagcgtTTATGTATCCCAATGGTCTCTGCTGTTTCTAAATTCTTGTAGTAGTtgatcaaattattatttttttaatgaataaagcAGATACtgatcaaaaattttttttttataccaaattAACTACACgttcttctaaaaaataataataataataataaattaattaattaattaactacaCGTATACACAAGTGCAATAAATGGGAAAGAGTAGGGAGCTGAAAGAGTAATTCTATGGGTAAAAAACGAGTAAAGgaagaatatttttaatttgggggaaaaaaaatagagtttaatGTAGATAGAAGTAAAAAAGTTATGATAAATAGAAAAATGCACTTTTAGATTAGCCAAATCTAAAGAAATTTTAacttctattatttatttattattattattattattttgctgaaTAACTTCTATAAATTGATGTAATGGTGTACCTCACAAGAAATCCTgaatatttttaccaaattcCCTCTTTACTATGTAACAAAGAATCCAATTATCAAAATGATAATCCAATTATTATCAAAATGATATGTGTTGACTTGTATTTAATTAGCAATTAAAAGTGAATTACCATGAAAATAGAAATGGAACTATTAACGATCAAACAGAtgatatggattttttttttaaaataaaaataaaatacatgcTTCAAAAAATAATCGGAGGAGCACAAGCTTAGTTTAGACATATCTACTTTGAAAGATTATTCTACGTCCCCCTGAAGAGAAATTGACCTTTTAACTACGAAATTTATGCTCAAACatgatccaaaaataaaataataacctccctcctaaaaaactaaaagcCACCACAGACAACCATATACTAAGCTATGTTTTTTATGAACATATACTAAGCTATTAACTAGTGCTGATTTCACCAAGAAAACCCCCTGGAAAGACTTCAACCAAGGTACACTTTTCTTTCTATCAGGTTTACTTCTTCCCAAATTGGGAAATGCTACTCCTATCATCATAACCATAATAtgcatataatttaattttgagtttcaaaatcaatttagaTCCATAAAATATATACCCTTTAAATATAAGTTTCAAAACCAATTAGATGAAATCCCAATGAGTTCGCCTAGTGAATTTAGGCTTCCTAAAATTTTGttgattatcttttattaatatggGTTGTAATGCTCCAGCACGTTGTCTTGCAGCAAGGactattttttgtgatttgaatCGGGCATCTTCCTATCTCTTGTCTTCTGAATTCATGGAAATACTCAATTGCCACATATAAACAGCTATACCTGTAATTTTTCTAAATGTAGATTGGTAATCTAAGCTTTGAAGGATAGAGAGTGTGAAATTCAAGTTGAGGGTCTCCAATCTCCATTGCAGAAGAGGAGGACTTCTGAAAATGTTGCAAGTGGCATAGCGgttcaaatctttttttcttttccccttttattttttggatgacCACACTAGATTTTGGACGGCACACAAAGAGACCAAGAGAGGGGCTATTTAGTATTTACTCACTCATCTTTCAATCCAAAGTATAATATAAGGGGTATTTTATCAAGCACATGACATGGCCTACTCCAAAATTTGGCCAATTCTAAATTAATTTGCTAAGGATTCATAGTCCACCTAACAATTTGGAATTAAGGTTTGTTGTTAATGTTATCAAGCACTTGACATAAGCTCTGTTAGGATGAATATAAATCATTtgtcttaatttttgtttttcactttatAATACATAAATCATAACTTGAcatccttttttccttttccttgtgcatgtgtgtttgttactttgtttctaaaaataataataataataataataataataataagtaattgTCTTACATTGTTTAAAAAGGTGTGTtatgtgtagtataacttgtccTAAACTCCTTTAAGGGTGTGTTTGATTGGAGGTGAAATATGGTGGATGAAAAAatctttggagagaaaataggagagaaaatgggaaTGGGTGTTGTTTGGTAAAGAGGTaaggagagaaaattttttggtgAGGCCCAGGCATTTTTCACTCAGGCCCACCCAAAACTTGTCTCtccaaaatagagagaaaacatgGTGGGAGGAGTTTGATggataaataacaaaattgccCATTGCACTAATTTCGTCTAGTTGccttgattgtttttttttttttttttgggcgttTGCCCTTTTAaggcatttattattattattattattattttcacttCGTGGGAATGttgcctccttttttttttaatagttttttcttttgatttcctGGGCCGTATGTGGtgctatgttttgttttttgtttttataaaaaactagacatgattttttgcctagacataatttttattatttaataaatttgcgTGATTGCCTTTTACTTAATTACttgtcactttttttattattttaattgtgcattattttttaataaggatATATGAGTAATTATACAAACTCACTCTtttcatccctccactttttcattccaattaaacaaaaaagaaggaaattaaaatcttttttattctctcacttttctatcatcttacaattttctatcattctacttttccacccctccaaccaaacaaaccttaaaagttaccattacttttgagtggagtttaTGGTGTGTCTTTATATAAGaacatctttctctctctcatatgtgtgtttgtttcttaaaaaaatatatatatatatatatataaatatatatcataacttcacacacacacacacgtataTAGAGGTggtacgtccacaatatttttacaacaaattataggtggttagttgttattggttcaaatttgaacctaacactatgattatttttttacctcaacaataacaaccagtaacaacctgccatttaagatttgttgtaaaaatgttgtgagaatgttgtggacatatcatttctcatatatatatatatatatactattacttttgtcattaaaaaaaaaaaaaaaagaagactaaATTGACACCTTAAATTGTTATGGAAAATTGATCATCAATAGTTGCACACTTTacagaaaatttctttttggtGCTAAACCTAGAAGGTATTTTGTTCCATTTAATTGGAGACATGAAAAATTCTTCAAGCTAAGTCttgcaattaaaattaaataattaatattttatttttttacatataatataatttctacAATTCGCAAACATAGGACTTTAGTAAAAACATCTCTGTCAGGCCCATCATCGATTAATTAATGGGCTTTGAGTGGTCGCTTAATGATTCAAACTCAAGTagctaaaataaaaactagttcGAATGTAAATGAGCAAACAACTTGCATTAATTCAAGTGTTAGATACAAGCAATTCTGAGCCCGAAGTCTAAAGAAATCAAACTAATTCTAAATGCTAAAAGGAGAATAAAAATGAACCATaagggaatatatatatatataatggaaaTTTGGTTACTGTTTTCTAATCTTGACACAAAGTTTTAAgaccccaaaaattttttttttctaatttttttaaaatttgatatttagaGTTACCAATAACGATAAATTATGTAACTTAAACTAATTAGAAGTCGCTTACTTTTTGGATAAATCAACCTAACAAGAAACAAGGATTAAATTAGGTCTAAACAAGTTCAAATCATGTTTTTTCTAATGTTTTGAATGTggatatttttctattttgttattttaatataaaattttgaatttgattccTAGAGTCAGACCTAATTATTACGAAAACTAAAAGCGACCTTTTTAAAACATATCCATATTGAtattacaattcaaattaatgTATGGAAGCCTTACTCTTGCTAAAATGATTAAAAAGGATTTTTAAAGTTACTTGAACACAGTATTTGTAACTATAGTATTATAATTAAGTGATTCTATATTTGTAAATTAGTAAGTCATATGTTATAGATTTATAATCCTTAGCGTAAATGGTTTTGCTACTAGTTATTCTCGTACAActtaaagtagaggaaaatataaaaagaaaaagtaatattaaaatataaaacaccAATACAAAATATGAGATATTAAGATACAaaaatataatgattttttttttctttttattgggcTTAATGATAATATCAATGAAAGGAAAACCAcacaaacaaataaaccaaCACTTTAAttttgggcaaattacaacttatttaCTTGTGATTTGACCGAAATTTAAATTGCTTACtcatggtttgaaatttgacactttacccatctgagttttgactgaaatttaagttactTACACATGGTTTGAAATTTCATAGCGCAAGTATTTCAttggattcttttttattttatttgatcttgtattttattttttttatttttggaggaAAGGGATATAAAAGtggagcaaaattacatatctAGCCATATTTTTAACAGATGTGAGTTACAGTAATTTAACTGAGTTAACATtaagtgggtaaagtgtcaaaatttaaatcacaaataagcaacttaaatttcgaccaaaTTACAAgtgagtaagttgtaatttgccctttaattttttaaaatataagaacaaagattttttaataaattattttcattactttccaaaaaaaatttaaatggttaTTCCATCTATTGGTATTTTGAAAGCACAAAGAAGAAGGggtgaaaaaaagaacaatgattttttattcaccaaaaaatatttaaaaattggtattttttttaaaaaaaaatttgaaaatcagCATATCATTTGAGACGTCATTTTGTTTTGGGTCTATATGAAAGAAAGTCGCACGTGCAACGGCTAgtctatatataatttataaacgGCTAGTCATTTCAAttcctctctctcactttccCTCACCCTTTCTCCACTTCTCTCTGAAAAAATTctcactttttttctcacactttcCCGGATAACCCAATCCATCCCATCTTCAAAAGCAGAAAATTTTCCCTCAAGAAAGTGGTTTTCCTTACCACAAAAGCAGATGTATTCAATTCAAGAAACGGGTTCAAAGATTTTCCCCAGAAAATCTGATCCTCTCTCTTCAaatgggtttttaattttgaaatacttaatttcttaattttaatttaattataaaaaaaaatttcttctgtTTTCGCAGACTACTGACGGTGATGAGGAAGTTATGTACAAAGTTTCCAATCTCTCAAATCAAGAAAAGGGTCTGAAGATTTTCTCTGGTGAGGAATATCCTTTCAAATGTATACGGACTTGAATTAATTTTCATGTTCCTGATGTTTTAAaagatttttcatttattttgtatgtttctcctCTGAAATTTGTGGCATGTACAACAACAAGCTTTTTCCCGGCGAAGGGATTTTATAGactaatggttttttttttttttgctttcatatGGTTTAGACTAATGGGCTTTTCTTTGTACTTTCATCGGTGTGGTTTTTACTGATTTTGTTGCTAATtgtgatttatttattctatataCTTGAACATATTTTGGCACTCACTAGTTATGACATAATTATGGTTTCTTTTGCACTATATATCATTTTGCATGCTCTTGATCTATTATGTTTGCAACTTGATGCTTTTGTGCCCTTGACTGCTAATTGTTCTGTTGGTTTCCTTCCAATTATTAGGTACTGGGATACAAGGCAGTCAAATCCAGTGCATACTCCCTAACCGcttttattcttttacaatGCGGCATCCCCTGATGGTTGTTGGCACTGCAGATCGCAATCTGATAGTTTTCAACTTGCAGAACCCTCTGGTGACATTCTCATCTAATAAAATGAACCAATAATGATTTTCTTGCATCTTTCTTTGACAATCAGATACTTCATTATTACAGAACAACATTTTGTAAGTCTGGCAGTAATGTTTCGCACTTAAAGTTTGAGAACTTTTTTCATCTACTTTTGATATGTAGATCTAGGCTTCTAGAATGTGATCATGTAAGGGTATCTCTGCACAGTATTAGGGGATATCAACTTCTAGCTTTAGCTTATTGGA encodes:
- the LOC115992895 gene encoding uncharacterized protein LOC115992895; protein product: MKACLIILSVIVVFIVFEIFMERVRDRVLDVVIPMALMGVFVTALRFLFLTTFPRCIWLRWVIVVVLCAAFYFSFDNRALIHPRSRREDIVCRYNSYDLQWKEDYFKSEENYKKQSLEKIDLEKNLSILKNENDAFEKQCIEDKNRLTINSETQKMRASEELEFAKRKIQELERRC
- the LOC115992687 gene encoding protein RAE1-like; translated protein: MYKVSNLSNQEKGLKIFSGTGIQGSQIQCILPNRFYSFTMRHPLMVVGTADRNLIVFNLQNPLTEFKRITSPLKYQTRCVAAFPDQQVDRSDPRKAISWFWSAIMLGTWLIVP